From the genome of Geitlerinema sp. PCC 9228:
CCACAAGTGAGCGAAATCGTCAAATTTCACCGACTGGTGCCCTCGCAAATTTCTGCCTAGAGATAGAAGTAGGACCGGAAGCGATCGCGTTGGCTGGGACGAAGTTCTGGGAGGTTTGGGCGTTTTTGTAGCGATTTCTGGGAATTTAGACAGACGACGCCTTGATTATGAAATTGCTAAAATTGTACCAAATTGGCTGAAAGGACGCAAGTTCGTGAAATAATTGATAGGATTCTCAGCCCCTTGACAAGCGATCGCGTAAATTTCTGTTTCCTATAGAATTCTGCAAATCAAATCCCTGCAACCATTAGTTCCAATAAACTCAAGCCGACAAAAATCCCCCTCCTAAAAGGCTATAGCAGAGAGGGGGGAACGAAATTGTTGGGAACTAGTTTTTAAAAACGCGATATGATACTATCAAAACCAACCCGAATCTTGGGATTTTACCGTTATTTTCGCTTGTCCGATATCGCAAGTTTCTCCCACATTACAATAACCAACGCCGATTGTATCGTGGATAATAGCATCTACATCTATTATCGATATTTTGACATTTTCCTGTCCTGTCACGACATCCTTAAAACTGCATTGAAAAGAATCTGAACATTCTGGTTCTACAATTAATTTTTCATCGCTTCCCTCCGGATAGCAAATCTTTCCTTGGGGATTGGTAATGCAAATGGCTATATCGGGACTTCCTTTCAAAATATCCCAATTTTTGTCACTTGCCTTGGTTGTTTGAACTTCCACATCAATATCCACCGACATCGCATTTGCTGGCAGAGGAAAAGCGAAAAAGAGAGAACAAAACAAAATAAAAACAATCGATAGCCTAGAAAAAATTATCATTTTGGTTCCCTTGAATGCTAACTGAGAAAATTTCCTATTTATCCCGAAACGCGATCGCGTTGGTAAGACCAAATCGCCAGCAAACTAGCAGCAATCCCCGTCCAAACCAACCAGAGAACATGCAGGAAAAAGTGACCGTCTTTCACATCGGGAAAATCCGCGTTGGGGGAAATTTGTAAATCCGCAGCCGCAGCCACCACTTGACCGTAATGATAAAACGGCGAAAAAGCAATAGCACTTTGCAAAGAATAAGGCAACATACTAAAAGGAACACCAATGGTTGCCATAGCTAACAACAAAACAAAAACCGTCACCATAGAAGTAGCTTTGGGTTCCAGCAAATAGCCAATCGCAAATCCCAAAATCGCAAACGGGATAATTCCCAGACTCAATCCCAAAAACGTCTGGATGAAAAAGCCAATAGTTGCCTCATTTCCCAGCTTGGAAGCGCCTATCCCCAGAATAATTGCCAAACTAAAAACAGCCACCACAAAAGCCGCCGTCACTTTCGCCGCAATGTAAACCCAAGCCGGTAGTGGCGTAGCTTTTAACAGCGTTATCCATCCTTGTACTCTTTCCGTAGCAATTCTCATACTGAAACTTTGCAAGGCAATGAGAAATAAATTGAATCCCGCCAGCAAGATGATATAATTTTTGAGAGTTCCCGCATCTTCCTCGGGAAACAATAAAGGAAGCAAAGAAAACGCAAAAATACTCAAGATAAACCCTGGCTTGCGCAGTAAATCCAGCCTTTCCACTTGCATTTGCGACCAAAAAGCTTTGGCAAAGGGGATTTTGTTCGTTTCTGTCGTAGAAGCAGAAATTGCTGGTTCCGATGTGAGAGGAGAAGATAAAATTTCTTCCTGGAGGCTGCCGTTTTCGATTTTGAGAACGCGGGTCGCCATATTTTCCATAATTTCGCGATCGCTTTGATTGTGGCTAACCGCTATAATGGTTTTCCCCTGTTTGGCAAACTCACCCACCTGCTGCCAAAACTGCTGGCTGGCATTTTTATCCAAATTCCGGGTTGGTTCGTCCAACAATAACAAATCTGGATTTCCCGCTATTGCCAAAGCAAAATACAAAGCCTGTTCCTGACCGCCAGATAAATGAATCGCCTTATCCTTGCGTTTCTCCTGCAACTTCGTGCGATTTAAAATCTCTTCCATATCCAGCGGTTGCGGATAGTAGCTGCGGAACAAATTCACCAACTCTTCCACCGTCAAACTATCAATGGGTTTTGCCTTTTGCAGCGTCGTTCCCACCCGCAGTTTGGAACTAGCCAGTTGCGGCGATTCTCCCCACAAGCGAACATTACCGGAATCGGGAAATTCCAATCCCAAAATCAGCTTCAGCAGCGTACTTTTCCCAGAACCATTCTCCCCTTCCAGGATAATAAACTCCCCCGGCTGAACCTTGAAATTCACACCGTTACAAATCGCACATTTTTCGCCTTTAATTTTATAGACCTTACTAACGTTGTTCAGTTGGATAACCGGGGAATTTTGTTTTGTGTCTTGACCGTTCATTGACATAACTAGCAACTACAACCAAAAATAAAACATTGCCCAAACAGCAACACCAGCAGCAATTGCCGGCATCATCGGAACCTGCAAAACAGCCATCAACGAAATGGCAGCCAAGCCACCAACCGCCATTTCTGGTCCTATAAGATTTGTAGAAGTACAGTTGACGCTAAACCAACAGTCGGAATGGGAACTGAGAACGAAAAATAGGAGAAAAATCAGACCTCCCAACGCAACCACTCTGGCGAGAGACCTGGGGATGCCGAAAAATTTATCTTGATTCATGGTTTATACCTCCAAAAACGTCTATCTTTTGTTAAAAACATAGAAAAACTGCCGTCACGCTAACGTTCTGGGGTTCGATTGTCTGTTGGTTCGGCTAGCTGTTCCATTGGCGGCGAGTCGCATTGGTAATACTTGCCATCTCTGTCACCATCTAATATTGGCGTCGTACCAAAAATAGCAGCAGCGCCAAGACCAGCAGCAATTCCCGCTATCGGATTGACGGTAACAATGGCAGTACCAATTCCAGCCACCAAGCCAGCGCCAACAAT
Proteins encoded in this window:
- a CDS encoding ABC transporter ATP-binding protein/permease; protein product: MNGQDTKQNSPVIQLNNVSKVYKIKGEKCAICNGVNFKVQPGEFIILEGENGSGKSTLLKLILGLEFPDSGNVRLWGESPQLASSKLRVGTTLQKAKPIDSLTVEELVNLFRSYYPQPLDMEEILNRTKLQEKRKDKAIHLSGGQEQALYFALAIAGNPDLLLLDEPTRNLDKNASQQFWQQVGEFAKQGKTIIAVSHNQSDREIMENMATRVLKIENGSLQEEILSSPLTSEPAISASTTETNKIPFAKAFWSQMQVERLDLLRKPGFILSIFAFSLLPLLFPEEDAGTLKNYIILLAGFNLFLIALQSFSMRIATERVQGWITLLKATPLPAWVYIAAKVTAAFVVAVFSLAIILGIGASKLGNEATIGFFIQTFLGLSLGIIPFAILGFAIGYLLEPKATSMVTVFVLLLAMATIGVPFSMLPYSLQSAIAFSPFYHYGQVVAAAADLQISPNADFPDVKDGHFFLHVLWLVWTGIAASLLAIWSYQRDRVSG